A window from Drosophila nasuta strain 15112-1781.00 chromosome 3, ASM2355853v1, whole genome shotgun sequence encodes these proteins:
- the LOC132789865 gene encoding vacuolar fusion protein CCZ1 homolog isoform X2 — MLPIYIRRRQPAAADQIDGNTMAKVLQRVEITLRSFYIFNSSFCQKEGEEEKKVLFYHPVDIELNTKIRDVGLSEAIITFTGTFTNEDDCKALHTQKTTQLFHQPEPGYWLVMVLNVPKEFRLKEGIEVADYRGVEVSDRIYHAVLRQCYHMYRFHYGLLQTKLTASPSTAASEEQRQFLAAELQQFYARYLSSSKELKQCDIMDMLHSIQYLALDKTLFLRAHNFNMLCDTFPVIKECIMLYNEQVVCGGKLNASDLYSLHSHILAMSSADNSNAEKYRQGAFVCGEEETPIKVYLDVDGNIESHYLLVYRALSLTLCLFVDAKLAAPQPEFYEELNNYLGPQLSCLSRDISTEISKQNVSTTLHDNNSNDSAPKYLFINEQSLKHHTNIYRNAKSIPRNVMSIIADLANPINDTNAAGNAAATEELQVKTTNDYWIVKRRCNWRQYYVILCKSKATLLDVTQEAKRIFEQELTDDVFFDK, encoded by the exons ATGCTGCCCATCTACATTCGACGACGGCAACCTGCGGCTGCTGATCAAATTGACGGCAACACAATGGCAAAAGTCTTGCAGCGTGTTGAAATTACGCTGCGTAGTTTCTATATATTCAATTCCAGCTTTTGTCAAAAAGAGGGCGAG GAAGAGAAAAAAGTGCTGTTCTATCACCCTGTTGACATTgagttaaatacaaaaatcagGGATGTGGGACTCAGCGAAGCCATCATAACATTTACAGG CACATTCACCAACGAAGATGATTGCAAAGCcttgcacacacaaaagacgACACAACTGTTTCATCAACCAGAGCCCGGCTACTGGCTGGTCATGGTGCTCAATGTTCCCAAGGAGTTCCGCCTGAAAGAAGGCATCGAAGTCGCCGATTATCGTGGCGTCGAAGTTTCCGATCGCATTTACCATGCTGTGTTGCGGCAATGCTACCACATGTATCGATTCCATTATGGTCTGCTGCAGACCAAGCTCACAGCCAGCCCGTCAACTGCAGCTAGTGAGGAACAACGTCAGTTTTTAGCTGCTGAGCTGCAGCAGTTCTATGCGCGTTATTTGAGCAGCTCCAAGGAGTTGAAGCAATGTGACATCATGGACATGCTGCACTCCATTCAGTACCTGGCCTTGGACAAGACGCTCTTCCTGCGTGCCCACAACTTTAACATGCTGTGCGACACTTTTCCCGTGATCAAGGAATGCATTATGCTTTATAACGAACAGGTCGTTTGTGGTGGCAAATTGAATGCCAGCGATTTGTATAGTTTGCACTCCCACATCCTGGCAATGTCGTCGGCCGATAACAGCAATGCGGAGAAGTATCGTCAAGGTGCATTTGTATGTGGTGAGGAGGAAACGCCCATTAAAGTCTATCTGGATGTGGACGGCAATATTGAGTCACATTATTTGCTCGTCTATCGCGCTTTAAGTCTAACTCTATGTCTGTTTGTCGATG CTAAATTGGCGGCGCCGCAACCGGAATTCTATGAGGAACTGAATAACTATTTGGGACCGCAGCTGAGTTGTTTATCGCGCGACATTTCCACTGAAATTTCCAAGCAGAACGTGTCCACAACGTTGCATGACAACAACTCCAACGACAGCGCTCCCAAATATCTGTTTATCAACGAACAAAGCTTAAAGCaccatacaaacatatatcgCAATGCCAAATCGATACCGCGTAATGTGATGAGCATTATTGCTGACTTGGCTAACCCCATAAATGATACGAATGCAGCAGGTAATGCTGCTGCCACGGAGGAGTTGCAGGTGAAGACAACGAATGATTATTGGATTGTGAAGCGTCGTTGCAATTGGCGGCAATATTATGTGATTCTATGCAAGAGTAAGGCGACATTGTTGGATGTGACGCAGGAAGCGAAGCGTATATTTGAACAAGAGCTCACAGATGATGTATTTTTTGACAAATAA
- the LOC132789865 gene encoding vacuolar fusion protein CCZ1 homolog isoform X1, with protein MLPIYIRRRQPAAADQIDGNTMAKVLQRVEITLRSFYIFNSSFCQKEGEEEKKVLFYHPVDIELNTKIRDVGLSEAIITFTGTFTNEDDCKALHTQKTTQLFHQPEPGYWLVMVLNVPKEFRLKEGIEVADYRGVEVSDRIYHAVLRQCYHMYRFHYGLLQTKLTASPSTAASEEQRQFLAAELQQFYARYLSSSKELKQCDIMDMLHSIQYLALDKTLFLRAHNFNMLCDTFPVIKECIMLYNEQVVCGGKLNASDLYSLHSHILAMSSADNSNAEKYRQGAFVCGEEETPIKVYLDVDGNIESHYLLVYRALSLTLCLFVDGNSKLAAPQPEFYEELNNYLGPQLSCLSRDISTEISKQNVSTTLHDNNSNDSAPKYLFINEQSLKHHTNIYRNAKSIPRNVMSIIADLANPINDTNAAGNAAATEELQVKTTNDYWIVKRRCNWRQYYVILCKSKATLLDVTQEAKRIFEQELTDDVFFDK; from the exons ATGCTGCCCATCTACATTCGACGACGGCAACCTGCGGCTGCTGATCAAATTGACGGCAACACAATGGCAAAAGTCTTGCAGCGTGTTGAAATTACGCTGCGTAGTTTCTATATATTCAATTCCAGCTTTTGTCAAAAAGAGGGCGAG GAAGAGAAAAAAGTGCTGTTCTATCACCCTGTTGACATTgagttaaatacaaaaatcagGGATGTGGGACTCAGCGAAGCCATCATAACATTTACAGG CACATTCACCAACGAAGATGATTGCAAAGCcttgcacacacaaaagacgACACAACTGTTTCATCAACCAGAGCCCGGCTACTGGCTGGTCATGGTGCTCAATGTTCCCAAGGAGTTCCGCCTGAAAGAAGGCATCGAAGTCGCCGATTATCGTGGCGTCGAAGTTTCCGATCGCATTTACCATGCTGTGTTGCGGCAATGCTACCACATGTATCGATTCCATTATGGTCTGCTGCAGACCAAGCTCACAGCCAGCCCGTCAACTGCAGCTAGTGAGGAACAACGTCAGTTTTTAGCTGCTGAGCTGCAGCAGTTCTATGCGCGTTATTTGAGCAGCTCCAAGGAGTTGAAGCAATGTGACATCATGGACATGCTGCACTCCATTCAGTACCTGGCCTTGGACAAGACGCTCTTCCTGCGTGCCCACAACTTTAACATGCTGTGCGACACTTTTCCCGTGATCAAGGAATGCATTATGCTTTATAACGAACAGGTCGTTTGTGGTGGCAAATTGAATGCCAGCGATTTGTATAGTTTGCACTCCCACATCCTGGCAATGTCGTCGGCCGATAACAGCAATGCGGAGAAGTATCGTCAAGGTGCATTTGTATGTGGTGAGGAGGAAACGCCCATTAAAGTCTATCTGGATGTGGACGGCAATATTGAGTCACATTATTTGCTCGTCTATCGCGCTTTAAGTCTAACTCTATGTCTGTTTGTCGATGGTAATT CTAAATTGGCGGCGCCGCAACCGGAATTCTATGAGGAACTGAATAACTATTTGGGACCGCAGCTGAGTTGTTTATCGCGCGACATTTCCACTGAAATTTCCAAGCAGAACGTGTCCACAACGTTGCATGACAACAACTCCAACGACAGCGCTCCCAAATATCTGTTTATCAACGAACAAAGCTTAAAGCaccatacaaacatatatcgCAATGCCAAATCGATACCGCGTAATGTGATGAGCATTATTGCTGACTTGGCTAACCCCATAAATGATACGAATGCAGCAGGTAATGCTGCTGCCACGGAGGAGTTGCAGGTGAAGACAACGAATGATTATTGGATTGTGAAGCGTCGTTGCAATTGGCGGCAATATTATGTGATTCTATGCAAGAGTAAGGCGACATTGTTGGATGTGACGCAGGAAGCGAAGCGTATATTTGAACAAGAGCTCACAGATGATGTATTTTTTGACAAATAA